Proteins encoded together in one Telopea speciosissima isolate NSW1024214 ecotype Mountain lineage chromosome 6, Tspe_v1, whole genome shotgun sequence window:
- the LOC122664802 gene encoding transducin beta-like protein 2 translates to MEPHSTFQGFSVLPISILSILVGGILVFLLFSDYFRRKRSEVQTIANPEVNTIKKPLKHSQPTSKKSHAKSHSHASEKDQVKRHHPLDINTLKGHGDAVTALCFSFDGRNLATVCADGLLRVFKLDDASSKSFKFLRINLPAGNHPTAVAFSDGESAIVVATQAFSGSSLYMYGEANTRADNETKQQPKLPLPEIKWEHHKVHDKRAILTLVGTTATYGSADGSTVIASCSEGTDIILWNGKSGKILGNVDTNQLKNNMATISPNGRFIAAAAFTADVKVWEIVYSKDGSVKGVSKVMQLKGHKSAVTWLCFAPNSEQIITASKDGSIRIWNINVRYHLDEDPKTLKVFPIPLRDSKGSALHYDRLSLSPDGRILAATHGSTLQWLCAETGKVLDTADKAHEGDITGIAWAPRNIPMGGELVTVLGTAGADKKVKLWVAPSVHPS, encoded by the exons atggagccTCATTCGACCTTTCAAGGGTTTTCAGTCCTTCCGATCTCTATACTTTCGATTCTTGTCGGAGGTATACTCGTTTTTCTTCTATTCAGTGATTATTTTCGTAGGAAGAGATCCGAAGTTCAAACTATTGCGAATCCTGAAGTGAACACAATTAAGAAACCTTTGAAGCATTCGCAGCCAACCTCGAAGAAATCACATGCGAAATCTCACTCGCACGCATCTGAAAAG GATCAAGTGAAACGGCACCATCCTTTGGATATAAATACTTTGAAAGGTCACGGGGATGCAGTCACGGCTCTCTGTTTCTCGTTTGACGGTCGGAATCTGgcaacag TTTGTGCAGATGGACTGCTCCGGGTATTTAAATTGGATGATGCTTCCAGTAAAAGCTTCAA GTTTTTGAGAATCAACTTGCCTGCTGGAAATCATCCAACAGCAGTTGCCTTTTCTGATGGGGAATCAGCTATAGTTGTGGCTACACAGGctttttctggttcttctttATACATGTATGGAGAAGCAAATACAAGAGCTGACAATGAAACTAAGCAGCAACCCAAGCTTCCTCTCCCAGAAATCAAATGGGAACACCACAAAGTCCATGACAAAAGGGCCATCCTGACTCTGGTTGGAACGACTGCAACTTATGGTAGTGCTGATGGGAGTACTGTTATTGCTTCATGTTCTGAAG GTACTGATATAATCCTTTGGAATGGGAAAAGTGGGAAGATCTTAGGGAATGTTGACACAAATCAGCTCAAAAACAACATGGCTACTATTTCTCCAAATGGCCGTTTTATTGCTGCTGCAGCATTTACTGCTGATGTGAAG GTGTGGGAGATTGTTTATTCCAAGGATGGTTCGGTGAAGGGAGTTTCAAAAGTTATGCAACTCAAGGGGCATAAG AGTGCAGTAACGTGGTtatgctttgctccaaattcAGAACAAATCATCACGGCATCTAAGGATGGTTCAATAAGAATATGGAATATCAATG TTCGGTATCATCTTGACGAGGACCCAAAGACTTTGAAGGTCTTCCCGATTCCCCTTCGTGATTCAAAAGGCTCCGCTTTGCACTATGATCGTCTCAGTCTTTCACCCGATGGAAGGATATTGGCAGCCACACATGGTTCAACATTGCAGTGGTTGTGTGCAGAAACTGGGAAGGTGTTGGATACAGCTGATAAAGCACATGAAG